Genomic segment of Candoia aspera isolate rCanAsp1 chromosome 2, rCanAsp1.hap2, whole genome shotgun sequence:
CTGGACCCCCTTCCCATTGGCCAGAAAGACAGTGGTGGCCATGGCTGGGCCCTGCAGCCATCCTGGGGGAGGGAGGCTGGGTCCTCTGAGGTTGGAATGGGCCACTCCACGGGCACATCAGATCTGGGCTGCGAGAAGCAGGCTGGGCACAGAGGGTAGGAGCAGGCTGACACTTCCTCTCCCTCTGCCGCCACCGAACGGCTGCCCTGGTTTCTCTGCCTGGGTCGGTGGCCCTGACTGGACTTAAGCCAGCCACCAACTGAGCAAACGCAGCAGCCCCTGAGCTACTCAGGGTGCATGTCTTGTGCAGATGGAGCTGCTAGTCTGTACCCAGCCTGGCTAGAAGTGTTGTGTGGACACAGGAGTGTTGATTAAGGCAGCCTCCAAGGGCAACAGGGCTGCAGACTGCAGAATCTTTCAAATTCAAGTGAAATGCCAGAGCCTAACCACCCTGTAAactagacagcagcaaggtgTCATTCAGAAACCATAGCAATgccaattaaaatgcaattaaaagccCATTTGAAAACCTTGGGAAATTGAAAGGTCTTCACCTGGTGCCAAAATGATGCTACAGTGGGTGCCAGCCGAGTGTCTCTGGGGAGGAAATTCCATTAACTGGGGGGGCACCCCAGAAAAAACTCTCCCCCTTGTGGACGGCCAGCTCAGCCCCCTTGGTGGTGGGGGACCTGGAGGAGGGCCTGACTGGACAGCCTTAAGGCCTGGGGAGGTACCTGTGGGTGGAGGTGTGGGTTGTGTGTTTTGcatgcttgcagccagaaggcAGGTCTTTTAAGCAGGGACAAGGCCCCTCCTTCTCCTCATGATGCGGAGCCTGACATTGGCCCCAGGAAAAACCTTGGGATCCTGACTCCGGGCCTTGTCCCCAGCCCGTCCAGGGAGTCACTCGGCCTTCTTCCCCAGGAATCCCCCACGTGGAGGTCTTCACCCTTCGGCCCCTCCAGCTGGGCCAGTCCAACGTCCTGGTCTGCTCCGTGAGAAACATCTTCCCCCCCGTGGCCAGGATCAGCTGGGCCCTCCATGACCAGTTGGTGACTGAGGGCGTCTCCTCCACCCAGACCTACCCCATCCAAGGGCTCGACTTCCAGATCTTCTCCTACTTGGAGATGACTCCCCAGGCAGGCGACGTCTACAGCTGCACCGTTGATGGCCCCGGGAACAAGTTCAACAGCATGGCCTACTGGGGTGAGCCGCAGCCTCCTGCCTCCCTCCTGGGTTGCTGTGGGACCCCTCCCAAACTGACCCCTCCATCTCTTCCCCTGCAGTCCCCACAGACCCCATCGCCTCGAAGCTCCTGGAGAACGCCCTCTGCGGCTTGGCGGTTGCAGTGGGGGGGCTCTTCATGCTCCTGGGGACCGTCCTGCTGGCCCTCTCTCTCCGGGTCAGGAGCACaggtaggagggagggaggaggggggtCACCCTTGGGGGAGGCCAGATGGGATGGCCGCAGCCTGGGAGGCCCGTGTCCCTGCCCATGCCCAGCCTGCCCTGCACGAACTCTTCAGCATGTGAGGGCTGCAGGGCATCCCCCCATACCTTCTGGCAGGCGAAATGGCCCAGTCATCCTTTGGGACCCATCAGCGGCCCCTTTCTGTGGCTCGGTTCACTGGCAGGGCCTCTCTGAGTGAGGAGCAAAGCAGATTTGCGGTCAGGGAGGGAGAGGAGGCCAGGATCCCTCTGGGATGAGGGAGAAATCAGAAATGGTGGGAGCATGGGGGCAGAGCAGGCAGGACCCCCACTGTGTGCATTTGCTCTGGAGTCACCCTTggttcccttcctttctccttctcagACTGAACTCGCCCCTCAACCTGAGGAAGCCCCCAGCAAGAAGATCCCCCTTCCTCCCCCATCCCTGGACTGGTAGGACCCCTGCCACCAGATCCCCCTTTCTCCCCCATCCCTGGACTGGTAGGACCCCTGCCACCTGGAAGCCCAGCTGGGAAGACCCTGGGATTTTTAGATTGTTTATAGgcttttttaatcctgcctttattatttttataaataactcaaggcagtggacatacctaatactcctttatTACCAACAATGGCctctacgtgtgtgtgtgtgtatatagtatACAGACACACATGGTGTGTAAAAAGGCACTTAAAATGAACTAAGATATTTAGTTCATTTTAAGACctccacaagggaacagcaccgtccaactactggccaataacctgccttcccacaacatggaaagccCTATCAGGCATCACAgccgccaagctgcaggaccagaAGGGccagcacagctcagaagggcattgggaacaacaccagaggctccaaacagcAGCTGCTCAGAGATAGAGCAGTCACTGCAGACTCAAGATCTAGACCAGAGCTTTccacttttcatgttggtgacacacttttTAGACATGCATCATTTCATGACACAGTAATTCAGCAAACCAGAGGTTAAACTAACCCCTTCTAAGAGATACGGACACATATGTAAATTAGTGATTAGAAGCCAATCGGGCCTCCTGTTGTTTggcccttcttccttctcttcgaTCTCTCATGCTGATTGGCTGCAGTGACAGCAACTCATATCCCTGAccaatcagctgcttttcttcttcccgcACTAGGTTCTTCTCAATTTTCCCACCTTCCCCATTGTTTCCCGCCAATTGATCTAATGGTCCTAATGGACCTTCTTCATCTTCCTCTGGCTCAACCTCCATCCTAACACacggaatcagctgttttgacccaAGTATGCATACTGTGCATGTGCaatacctgtatgatccctcaaGCATgcaacacacctacacactgcagccaaCACACTAACGTGCCGCAACAcgcagtttggaaagctctggtccAGACAggccaatctgagcacagcctggattgactgcAGGAGAGCCTgcgactcaatgccacacacacgGAACTGTGAATGCCTGGCTCTATACAAAGTccacaggacactcaggacctccctcaagaactcagtgggactgtggaggacaacactggaagtcaactcaaggcagctcctGCACAAGGGGCCACCAAGTGCGGCATAtgccaaggtgatgcactgtccccgctGCTGCTCTgtatgggcttgaaccccctcagccacattatcacaagaactggatacggatacaagACAGAAGAAACCTAAGAGACAAATTACTAGGCTACAAGCACTGTTAGAGAAATGCCTGTAAAATGGCTTAAACAGAGGGGTGCCCAAGATCTTTAATGCTAATTcaattattaaaaatttaaactgCATACAAGTTGTGCCAAAACAAGACTGTGAATTTATTGGCTGTCTCTGGCTTGAAGCACAAAGGTGACAGAACGGCAGGGCTGAGCATTCTGCCCCACAATGGGCAGGGAGGCCCCACCATCGCCCCTGGGGAAGGCAGGAGAGCCATGAAGAAGCTGAATTTAGCTGGACtttgtctctgaggcctctgctTGAAAGATGGGATTCTGCTTGAGCAGGGTGGCTGGTAGTTAACAGGTGTGATTAAATCTTTGGGCCAGTTTGAACAGAAGGACCAGGAAGGAGAACAGAAGTGCGGAGTCAGGTCCTCCCAGCCGAACTGGGAAGTGGACGCAGGTGTTCCCGGGAGGGCCATTAAGTGTCCTTCCAGAAGGGCGGAATTGCAGAGAAAGGACTGTAGAGCCCATTGCTCCCTGATGCTCCAGCTGAGGGCATGGACACCAAGAGCACCCTCTGTGGTCTCCCCTGCAGAATCCAAGGAGGGCTCAACCACGTGgttgctggggatgatggaaagtATAGTTCAATCCCCTGGGGGAGATGGTAACAGCACCCTGGTTCGGTTTACAGGCTGGCAAAAGGCAGCGAGACTCCtctggagagaggaggagggaatgGGTGGGGCCCCAGGCTGAGAAACCTGTGGGTGGACAGAGGTTGTGGGTTTCAAAAGAGGAAGGACGTGGGGAGGGGGGGCTGTTCACGCGTTgcgaaagagagaaaagaggttTGTTCCGTCCTGTGGCTCCGTTGCTGTATTCCGAATCAAACCCTTCCCTCCTGTCGGAGAGCTCCAGATTGTGCGCGGTTCTTGCTCTGGCGGGCCGCCGTCTGATAAAGTGACCCTGAAAGAGAACGAAACGACCAAGGATTAGACGGCTTCGTTTGTTCTCGGGTGTTCCCGCGATATTCTCCATCGGTGCGTCGGTTGAGCCCCTGCGGAGGGGCAGCGCTGGGGGAAGGCCCCTTTCCTCCTGGCAACGGCaccccccctttctctctttccctccccagggatggaggggggaggggCAGAGCTCGTTTTTTGGCGGGGCTCCTGAAATAGGATGGCCGTGGCCAGCGGACCTCGATCCCGGTGCCCGAGGCGCCCCCATTCCGCCCGCTGCGCTCTGCGCTTCTACCAGCCTTTCGCCCGAGGGAATTCAGTCGCGGCGCTACtcggggtatttttttttttaatcgtatggcacagCAGTTCGGTACTGCTGCTTTTCCGTACTGGGAAACCCTGCTTTTCCGTACCGGGAAATCCTTGCatggtccagcagccagatgtgtggactatttagccgtgaaaAGTCACCTTGctcggggtgcaccacgaggaggctggtctccaTTGCACcatttgggctgagaggaagttcTCCGCCGAGGGGAGGACGAACCAGGCTTCTTGCCTGGCGTGATTTCTGTGGCTAGATGTACAAATCTCGAAACCGTGGTTTGCTCAATAGTGTTGGGTCGATCCACCTCGGTGAAGCAGCTCTCCTGCCCCGCGCTTGGCGATTCCCCACAACCCCGTCCATCCTCCTCGCCTGGGCCGGCCAGGCGCCAGCCTCGGCCAGGCCTGGAGGCGAGAAGGTGAACGCCCCTCTCGCCTCGCCCCCCGCCGATTACAATGCCCATAATCCCCAACACACGTGTCTGGGAACCAGGAGGGGGCGGACAACGGTCCCGTCACGGGGCAGCAACGTCAAGGGAGCCTCTGGAAGGGGATACGGTGTGGCGGGAGCCTGGCATGTTTCCGAGAAGGAACTACTGCGTTCGCGCGTCGTGACAAGCGAGCCGGTCCGGCCGGCCCTCGCCCCGCCCCTTGCAAGCGGCTCTGGACAATTTCCCTCTGCGCGCCCGGACGGCTCGGCCTTCCCCGACGACTGATGACGCGCCGGCGCCCGCCTTCGCCATTGGATGCACGCCGGGCGAGGGGAGTCCCGTTGGGTCGGGACCGGCGCGAGGAAAAGGCGTTCAGATCTAGCTCGGTGTCCCCGCGGCACAGCTGCTTGTCCGGGCAGCCCTTCCCCAGAACGCGTCCGGTGGCCGGACCTCCCGTCTTCGCGGCCCGCCGGGATGCGACCTCCGTGGCTGCTGCTGAGCCTGGCGCTGAGCGTCCCGCCGGCAGGTAAAACCGCGCCTAGAGGCGGGCTCCTTCCCGGTCGCCCCTGCGCTACGGAGCTGGGACTCCCGAGCCCTCCCCGCTCCAACCGCCCCCAAAAAACAGCCCTGCGAAGGAAGTTGAGCGGGGGAAGGACAGCTCCTTGGCGAAAGGGGCTCCACGCCCAGCAGCAGAGGGGACGATGCGCCTGCGGTAGACAGAGCTGTCCAGTAGGTGGGGCTCGCCGCGCGGCCACGGTAGAACTTCCATGCCCGGCGGAAGTCTATCTGTGAGTTTCAGTCGCTGGGGGAGGTTTCAAGAGAGCACTAGGGGTCCCGGGGAACCTTTGGTTGCTCCGCGCGGAGGCGCCATCAGCCACGGAGTAGGGGTATCAAGGGGTGCGGGTTTGGGTGCTTCTGGCCTTGTGAAGAGCGCACTTCCTGGCCCCCGAGTTGTTTCGACGAgcgtccccctccccctctcatTTTCTTCTTCAACCTCTGGGAAGGAGCGCCGAGGAGGCGAGAGTCGCTTCCCCTTCCTGCTATTTCCCTCCCGGGGGAACGCCTTACGCTACCATCATCCCCGGCGCGACGGCCGCACCGGCCGGGCTTCCCCCGGAGGCGGGCTAGTTGGCGGTTTCGCTTTCTCGGCAGCGCGCCGGAAGGACGCTGCTCGTCCCCGCCTCTCGGGCGCCGGGATTTCTCGCCGGGTGTTCCCGGGCGACCCCTGTCCGGGGCGGACCCTCCGGGCCGCGGCGTCTCTCCGTGGCCGAGCAGGCCGGCTGTGGCAGGAAGCCGCTGGACACCTTCCCTGATCGGAGCTGCAGGACAGTGGAACTCCCTGCCTCTGTAGGCCGGTGTCTGCGTGGGCCGGGGGGAGGGTGCTGCCCCAGCCCGTGCGTCCTCGGTCCGCTGCCGAGGGCCGTTCTCCCCGACCCCGCAATGCGCCTCCATCCTCCGAGGCAGCCGACCCCCAATTCCAGGGGGCCAACATCTCGGCCTCTCCCCTGGAGCCGGTTCCCCCTTCTGAGCGTCCCTCCTGCCTTGCGTGTAAAGCTTCTCCTCCTGTTgtgccggggcgggggggggggcttcctggCAGGCAGGCCCCTGACCTCTGCCCCCTGCCCCCGCAGGCTGCTTCGTCCTGCACCTGGAGACGGACTGCTTCCTCTCTGCAGATGGCAGCATACTCCAGCCCTCCTGGACCATGTTCTTCAACAAGATCCCCTTCAGCTGCTTCAACTATGAGGAGCAGATGTTCCTGCCCTGTGGCCTGGGGGCATCCGTGCCCTGGAACTACACCGGTGTCCCTGTAGCGCTGTGGCTCAATGAAAAGGCCCTGGAGGTGGCCCAGGGGGCAGCCCAGGACTGCCAACAGCAGCTCCAGTCACTCTGGGGCCAGACAGGGGGCAGGCAGAGTGAGTGAGGGGGGACTGGGTCGGGGAAGGGGCACCTGGCACTGGGCTTTGCCAACCAAGCAagcaggggaaggaaagagggagggagggaggggggctatGCCATGCTGTAGTCTTGTCCTGCATCGTAAGCAAGGCATTGAGCAGGAGTTGGTCCAGGTGGCCTCTCTAAGCTTTCATTCTATTTCAGTTCAGAATGTGGCATTTTAAATTGGGGAGGTGCTTCCCAAGGGCAGGGGGATCATTGGGGATTGGGGTGCAGAGAGAGAGGGCGCAGCGGCTGAAGGGCAAAATCCAGCCTCGTGTGTTCCCCTTCTTCCCTCCAGCTATGCCGAACATCCGCATTTTCCCTGTGACCCCTCAGAACACTCCGGATCCCATCATGCTCGCCTGCGTGGCATGGGGCTTCTACCCAGGGGATGTCAACATCACCTGGCTGTGGAACGGGGACCCCGTGAAGGATCACCTGGACCCCCCACTGGTCACCAGCAACGGCGACTGGAGCTACCAGGCTCGGCTGACGCTGCCGGTCGACCCCCGGCAGGGCGGGACCTACACCTGCTCCGTGCAGCACACCAGCTTGGCCAAGCCCCTCACCGAGCACTGGGGTGAGTGGGAGCTGGGGCTGGCCTGAGTATGAAAGTGGTGGGCATGCTTTCCGCCCCAGAAGCAGCAGGGCTGGGCCACAAGTGTGCCTCTGTTCGTGTGCAGAGGGCTGCCCCTTTTCAGTAAGCTCTCATCTCTCGGGGATTGGAGGAAAGCTTTTGGGCGAGGGAGCAGGCGGCACCTGTCTTCCCCACAGACCCACCGTTGCACTATCCAAGAATTGAGCCCCCCAAAGCTACCCCCGGAAGCTGCAGGAACTTCCTTCTTGGTGAAATTACAACAGCCTGTTTGattctcccccacttgggggggggggtcagagaGCTGGTGGTTCCTCTGGAGCAGTGGAAGCTTTAAGATGCgcaggcttcaactcccagaattccccagtcagagtTGGTCCATGCATgctgctggaggattctgggagtggaagtccacgcatcttaaagccaGCACGGTTGAGGAACCCCTCTCTAGGAGACGGAGAGATTTGTCCACGGTTGTGAGGGGAGCATTTGCTGCTGGAAGACCCCCAGGGGCACTGGGATTGAATGGGGCCAGTCTGCATCTGGGAGGCTGGGGCTCCCTGAGGGGTGGGGCAGGACAGCCACCCGGGCCCCAGGCCGCCTTGTCGCTGGGGTGGCAGCCTCGAGGCCCTTCGAGGCCCTTTGGAGCAAACTCTTCCATCTAATGGGCAGGGGGGTGGGCTCAGGAAGCTTCTTGGCCTCTGCAAATTACAAAATGCAAATATCCCAGAAGGGAGGCGAATAAACTCTCTAAACGTGGAAACAACAAGCATCTTTGACAGGAAACATGGAGCAAGGAATTGCTTTGGGCAAGAGAGTCCAAGGCGgaacccccctccccattttgggAGCGCCGTTAACAGCCCCACTGTTCTGTTTTGCTGCTCAGCCCCAGGCATCCCCTTGGAGCTCTGGATCAAAACTGGGGTCTCGGCTGCCGTGCTGGTTGTGGGGACCATCTTCCTGGTGGCCGGTGTGGTCTTTTGGAAGCGTTCGAGGGTCCAAGGTGAGGACGGGGGCATGCAAGAGGGAGTGAGGCCGTGTGTGAGCCCCTGTTGCAGGTTGAGGGTGGGTAAAAAGGCCTCGTGCCTCTGGGGAAGGACTATACCACTTCTGGTTGTATAAAATGCAGCAGAAGCGTTCCTTCCACCCCCAAACCCCCTGAAAtgtcaaggaaccatcaaggaaaAAACAGGGCCTGACACACTAGCTTGCTTTGTGTGGGGAACGTAGTTGCCAATGGTCCCAGCTGCCCTTACAGCTCTTTGGGGCACTCTTGCTCCCCCCAAGGACACGACTTCAGCCATGGAGGGCGCAGGGCCTCTCTGCAAAAGGTGGGGGGAACCAATCGCAAGATTTATAGAAATGGCACATGGGACAAGCCCTGATCCTCTGGTTTCTGGCAGGAGATGGGGATGAGGGGAGCTGTAGTGCAGCCGCACAAGAGCGGGTCTGGGGGGGGGCGGGCAGAAGAGATTGGCCAGCCACATCTTGGGCTTGCTGCTCCTTCCTGGGGACACTCCCTGCCCCGCCCAACTGGTTCTCCCCAGGGCCTGACTGAcccatttcctcccctcccctgcagGATACGTCCCCCTGGAAGGCA
This window contains:
- the LOC134491996 gene encoding class II histocompatibility antigen, M beta 1 chain; amino-acid sequence: MHAGRGESRWVGTGARKRRSDLARCPRGTAACPGSPSPERVRWPDLPSSRPAGMRPPWLLLSLALSVPPAGCFVLHLETDCFLSADGSILQPSWTMFFNKIPFSCFNYEEQMFLPCGLGASVPWNYTGVPVALWLNEKALEVAQGAAQDCQQQLQSLWGQTGGRQTMPNIRIFPVTPQNTPDPIMLACVAWGFYPGDVNITWLWNGDPVKDHLDPPLVTSNGDWSYQARLTLPVDPRQGGTYTCSVQHTSLAKPLTEHWAPGIPLELWIKTGVSAAVLVVGTIFLVAGVVFWKRSRVQGYVPLEGNTYPQEGR